AATGTAGAGGACGAGGCCAATAAGATCAGTGAGATTAAACTCATTGTACCTGGAGGTACCCTCTTCGCTAAAGAACAATGTAAATCATTTGAAGAAGCCACAGATCTGGCAATCGAATCGTTAAGAAAGCAGATTACGAAACATAAAGATAAAACACGGGCGAAATTAAGTGAGCATAAAGCAATTTTAAGTGAAAGCGAAGCTGCTGACTATTAATAAGCCACAAAAATTATATAAGCGAAAGAGCGGTACAGTTAAATGTGCCGCTCTTTTTGTTTTTGATGATAACGCTCTTTGGTGTCGCCATCTCGAGCGAAGTGAAGCGTAGTCGAGAGACCTATCTTGAGTATACTTTTGATGTTTCGCTGCGCTTCAGTCGGGATGACGGCATTTCTTTATATCAGTTTTATATCAGTTTTCTCAAATAATTAAAGAAAACCGAGCGCTATTCGCGTATGTTGCTATCAACTAATTCTAATTTTTTAAACAATTCTCCATAAAGAAAGCCTGTCTTGCTACCTAAATTTCAACTTTATTGAAATTAATTCGTTCGTTATTTGTTGTTGATTATTGTGATTACGCATTATAATCACGTTTAAGAGGACAATAGCCGAAAAAAAAGGAAAAAAAATATTCAATTTTAAGCGATTGATTATTAAGCTTCTTCAGGCATATAATGAGCACTAACTAAAATAACTTCATTATTTTTTTCAAATTTATTTTGAAGTGAAATATAAGTGTGTATATTTGCATTCCCTTTCGGAAACGGTGTTAGGCCAAGAAGAAAAGGCTTGTTCTTTAAAAAGATAAAAGTTTTAAAAAAACACGTTAATAGTATGAAAAATGAAGATTTTTCGTATCATTGCACAAAATTTAAAGCCTCCTTAGCTCAGCTGGTAGAGCAACTGACTTGTAATCAGTAGGTCATTGGTTCGATTCCGATAGGAGGCTCTTTTTATTTTAAAGTGTTAGCATTTTAAAGTAAAAGATGGGGAGATTCCAGAGCGGCCAAATGGGACAGACTGTAACTCTGTTATCGCAAGATTTCGAAGGTTCGAATCCTTCTCTCCCCACACTTTAAATGAATGACCAAATGTTTTAATGATAGAATAATTCTCTCATTCTTTCATTCAATCAATCACTGGTTTTTAAAAGCGGAAGTAGCTCAGTTGGTAGAGCGATAGCCTTCCAAGCTATAGGTCGCGAGTTCGAACCTCGTCTTCCGCTCCAATAAAAATTAGAAAGTGGGCAGTTATCGGTAACAGTTTTAACATAGTTAAAACTAAATAAGCTGGAACTGGAAACTAAAAAGCCGACTTAGCTCAGCGGTAGAGCACTTCCTTGGTAAGGAAGAGGTCGTGGGTTCAATTCCCATAGTTGGCTCAGGTATAATAAAGCTTTGTTAAATCTGTTTAATAAGCAGAGTAGACAAGGTTTTTTGTGTTGAAATAACAATAAATAAAAAATAATAAAAAGTTAACCTACTAATTAGTTATAAATAAAATGGCAAAAGAAAAATTTGACCGCAGTAAACCGCACTTAAACATCGGTACAATCGGTCACGTCGATCACGGTAAAACAACTTTAACAGCAGCTATTACAAAAGTTTTGGCTGATGCTGGTTTAACTGAGGCACGTTCATTCGATTCAATTGACTCTGCTCCAGAGGAAAAAGAAAGAGGTATTACAATCAATACAGCTCACGTTGAGTATTCAACAGCTAACCGTCACTATGCACACGTTGACTGTCCAGGTCACGCGGATTACGTGAAAAACATGGTTACTGGTGCTGCTCAGATGGACGGTGCAATTATCGTTGTTGCTGCTACTGATGGTCCAATGCCACAAACTCGCGAGCACATCCTATTAGCTCGTCAGGTTGGTGTACCTTCATTAGTTGTATTCATGAATAAAGTGGATATGGTTGATGATCCTGAATTATTAGAATTAGTAGAAATGGAAGTTCGTGAATTATTATCATTCTACGAATTCCCAGGTGATGATATTCCTGTAATCCAAGGTTCTGCATTAGGTGGATTAAACGGCGATCCTAAATGGGTTGGTAAAATTATGGAATTAATGGATGCTGTTGATAGCTACATTCCAATTCCTCCACGTTTAACTGATCTTCCATTCTTAATGCCTGTTGAAGACGTATTCTCAATTACTGGTCGTGGTACTGTTGCTACTGGTCGTATTGAGCGTGGTGTAATCAACTCTGGAGATCCAGTTGAGATCTTAGGTATGGGTGCTGAGAACTTAAAATCTACAGTAACTGGTGTTGAGATGTTCCGTAAAATCTTAGATTACGGTGAAGCTGGTGATAACGTAGGTTTATTGTTACGTGGTATTGAGAAAACTGATATCCGTCGTGGTATGGTAATCTGTAAACCAGGTTCAGTAACTCCTCACACTGATTTCAAAGCTGAGATCTATGTATTATCAAAAGCAGAAGGTGGTCGTCACACACCATTCTTTAACAAATACCGTCCTCAATTCTATTTCCGTACAACAGACGTTACTGGTGAGATTTCATTAGCTGAAGGTACTGAGATGGTAATGCCAGGTGATAACGTTACAATCACTGTAAAGTTGATCAACGCTATCGCAATGGAAAAAGGTCTACGTTTCGCTATCCGTGAAGGTGGTAGAACAGTAGGTGCTGGTCAGGTAACTGAAATTTTAAAATAAATCCTAAATCCCGGTTTACCGGGACTTAAGAAAAAATAAGAAAAGCGAAGTGTTTGGGTACACTTAAACACTTCGCTTTCTAAATACGGGAATAGTTCAACGGTAGAATAGAGGTCTCCAAAACCTTTGATCAGGGTTCGAATCCTTGTTCCCGTGCTCAAAACAGTGGTTGAGTAATTGAATGAGTGAATGATTGAATTTGAAAGTTAGCTTTCGAATATTATCATTCACTCATTTAGTCATTCTGTCATTCAATAAATTAAATATGGCTAAAGTAGTTGAGTTTATAAAAGAATCGTACGATGAAATGACCCAGAAGGTTACATGGCCTACCTGGGGCGAACTGCAAAGTTCTGCAATTCTTGTATTAGTGGCTTCTTTAATTATTGCATTGGTTATTTTTGCAATGGATAAAGGATCAACATTTGTGTTAGATACTTTTTATAAATCACTTTCTAATTAATATTTACTAATGAGCGATCTAAAGTGGTACGTTGTAAGGGCTGTTAGCGGTAAAGAAAAGAAAGTAAAGCAGTACATTGATGCTGAGATCAGCCGTTTAGGTTTCTCTCATTTGGTTCCGCAGGTTTTAATACCAATGGAAAAATACTACCAAATGAAAGATGGTAAAAAAATTGCCAAAGAACGTAACTTTTATCCAGGCTATGTTTTAATCGAAGCTACATTAGATGGAGAATTAGAACATATCATTAAAGGAATTAATAGTGTGATTGGTTTCTTAGGTGATAAAGCTGGTAATCCTATCCCAATGCGCCAGGCAGAAGTTAACCGTATTTTAGGTGTGGTTGATGAAATGAGCGAGCAAGGCGAAACCATGAATGTACCTTACTATGTTGGCGAAGGTATTAAAGTGATGGACGGACCTTTCAATGGTTTCTCAGGTATTATCGAAGAGGTAAACGAAGAGAAGAAAAAACTGAAAGTAATGGTTAAAATCTTCGGTCGTAAAACTCCACTTGAGCTTAACTACATGCAGGTAGAAAAAGAATAAGAAATTTTTTAAAATAAAATAAGACCGCAAGATTTACTTTTTGCGGTTTTTTCTTTTTAATGTTTTTTTAAATTGCTTACAAAAACCTAAGTTTTAAGCTGTAAGAACAAAGGAGTTATCTTTATTTGAGATTGAAAAGATTGCATATCCTATAATTGTATAGTCGGTAGAATGGTTGTTCTTAACCGTTATATCAGGTATATTCCTAATATGTTATACATTTAAAAATATATTTCGCTGTATCTATTGCAGTAATGTAAGATTATCCATATCTTTGCAGTCCTTTAAGCTTTATAGGAGCTATAAGGAATTAAATGTTACATGCTTCCAATATTTAACATTGAGTTTTAAATAAACAAAAAACACAAAATGGCAAAAGAAGTCAGTGCAATGATCAAATTACAGATCAAAGGCGGAGCGGCAAATCCATCGCCACCAGTAGGACCTGCATTAGGTGCTAAAGGGGTGAATATCATGGAGTTTTGCAAACAGTACAACGCTCGTACCCAAGATAAAGCAGGTAAAGTATTGCCAGTTGTAATTACTGTTTATGCTGATAAGTCATTCGATTTCATCATCAAAACCCCTCCGGTAGCTATTCAGTTAAAAGATGCTACTAAATTACAGAGTGGTTCTGCTGAGCCTAACCGTAAGAAAGTTGGGTCGGTGACCTGGGACCAGATTAAAGTTATTGCTGAGGATAAAATGCCTGATTTAAATGCATTTACAATCGAATCAGCAATGAGTATGGTTGCTGGAACAGCACGCAGTATGGGAATCACCGTTTCTGGTGACGCACCCTGGAACAATTAATTAAAAAACAGTTTACAACAGTGGCGAAATTAACTAAAAATCAAAAAAAGGCACATGCTAAAATAGAAGCTGGTAAAGCTTATACTTTGAAGGATGCTGCTGCTTTGGTAAAAGAAATCACTACTACTAAATTCGATGCTTCAGTTGATATTGATGTATCTTTAGGAGTAGATCCGCGTAAAGCCAATCAAATGGTACGTGGTATTGCTACTTTACCACACGGAACAGGTAAAACTGTACGTGTTTTAGCTTTAGTAACTCCTGATAAGGAAGAAGAAGCGAAAGCAGCTGGCGCAGACTTCGTAGGTTTAGACGAGTATGTAGCTAAAATTGAAGGTGGTTGGACCGATGTAGACATTATTATCACTACACCAGCTTGTATGGCTAAGGTAGGTAAATTGGGCCGTGTTTTAGGTCCAAGAAACTTAATGCCTAATCCAAAATCTGGAACAGTAACTAACGAAGTTGGTAAAGCTGTAACAGAAGTTAAAGCAGGTAAAATTGATTTTAAAGTAGACAAAACGGGTATCATACACGCCTCGATAGGAAAAGTATCATTCCCAGCAGATAAAATTTATGAGAATGCACTTGAGATTATTCAAGTAATTTCTAAATTAAAACCATCTGCTGCAAAAGGAACTTATTTTAAGAGCATTCACGTGTCTTCTACAATGAGTCCTGGGATTGCAATTGAAACAAAATCAGTAGCGGGGATCTAATCATGAACAGAGAAGAAAAAACGAAGTAGTTTTAGAACTACAAGGACAAATGCAAGAGTTTGGCAATTTCTATATTGCTGATACATCTAGCCTTTCTGTAGAGCAGATCAATAACATCCGCCGCAAATGTTTCGAAGGTGATATCGTAATGAAGGTTGCTAAAAACTCTTTAATCCGCAAAGCGATTGAAGGTTTAGATGGCGATGCTTCTGAGATATACGAAGCGCTTAAAGGTTCATCATCATTATTATTCTCAAAAACAGCAAACGCTCCGGCTAAGTTGATTAAAACTTTGAGAAAAACTTCTGATAAACCTGTGCTTAAAGCAGCATATATAGATTCATCAGTATACGTTGGCGACGATCAATTGAATAACTTAGTAAGCTTAAAATCAAGAGAAGAGCTTATTGGCGATATCATTGGATTATTACAGTCACCAGCTAAAAATGTTCTATCTGCACTTCAATCAGGCGGTAGCAAAATTGCAGGAATTGTTAAAACTCTTCAAGAAAGAGAAGGTTAACGAACACCTTAAGTTCGCAAATTAAACAAAATTATTACACACGTAAATTTTTAAAATCTTAATAAAATGGCAGATTTAAAAGCGTTTGCTGAGCAATTAGTAAACTTAACAGTAAAAGAAGTTAATGAATTAGCTCAAATCTTAAAAGATGAGTATGGTATTGAGCCTGCAGCTGCTGCTGTAGTTGCTGGTCCTGCTGCTGGTGGTGATGCACCTGCTGCTGCTGCAGAAAAAACATCTTTTGATGTAATCTTAAAAGAAGCTGGTGGTCAGAAATTAGCAGTTGTAAAACTTGTTAAAGACTTAACTGGTTTAGGTTTGAAAGAAGCTAAAGACTTAGTGGACGGAGCACCAAAAGAATTAAAAGCTGGTGTTGCTAAAGACGAAGCAGAAGCTCTTAAAAAACAATTAGAAGAAGCTGGAGCAGTAGTTGAGATTAAGTAATCACTTAACTTAGCTAAGCTAAAAATGTATTAGACACCGACTGAAAATGTCGGTGTCTTTACCTGTTTATAAACATCTCATTTTGTTTGGTTAATGAGCCTGTTTAAAATCTGAACCAAACAAATAGTTTATTCTTAAACTAAAATCTTTTAGTCCATTGGCAAAGACAGTCGAACAAAGAGTAAATTTTGCAACTAGTAAGCACATTATAGACTATCCGGATTTTCTGGATGTGCAATTGCAATCATTCAGAGAATTTTTCCAGATAGATACCACATCAGACGACCGCTCAAGCGAGGGTTTGTTTAAAGTGTTTGCTGAAAACTTTCCAATAACAGATTCAAGAAATATCTTCGTATTGGAGTTTCTTGATTATTTTGTTGATCCGCCACGTTACGATATACACGAGTGTATTGAGCGTGGATTAACCTACAATGTTCCATTAAAAGCAAAGCTTAAGCTTTCTTGTAATGATGTAGAACATGAAGATTTTGAAACCATTATCCAGGATGTGTACTTAGGTACTATCCCGTATATGACACCAAAAGGTACGTTTGTTATCAACGGTGCAGAACGTGTTATCGTTTCGCAATTACACCGTTCTCCAGGAGTGTTCTTCGGCCAAAGCCGCCACACTAACGGAACCAAATTGTACTCTGCACGTGTAATTCCTTTCAAAGGTTCATGGATCGAGTTTGCTACAGACGTTAATAACGTGATGTATGCTTATATCGATCGTAAGAAAAAATTCCCGGTTACCACTTTATTACGTGCTATCGGTTACGATTCTGATAAAGACATCTTGGAACTTTTTGATCTTGCTGACGAAGTAAAAGTTAGTAAATCTGGTTTAAAGAAATATATCGGTCGTAAACTTGCGGCAAGGGTATTGAAAAAATGGGTTGAAGATTTTGTTGATGAAGATACCGGTGAGGTAGTTTGTATCGACCGTAATGAAGTGATTCTTGAAAGAGAAACCGTTTTAGAAGACGAACACATTGATATGGTTATCGAAGCTGGCGTAAAAAGCATTATCTTATCGAAAGAGGATGGCGCAAGTCAGGCTGATTATACCATTATATATAATACATTACAAAAAGATACCTCAAACTCAGAAAAAGAAGCTGTAGAAAACATCTATCGTGCTTTGCGTAACGCAGAACCACCTGATGAGGAAACAGCGCGTGGTATCATTGATCGTTTATTCTTTTCTGATAAACGTTATGATTTAGGAGATGTTGGTCGTTACCGCATCAACCGTAAATTAAAAATGAATACCCCTGATGAGGTTAAAGTTTTAACAAAGGCAGATATTATTGCAATTGTTAAATATCTGATCAAATTGATCAACTCAAAAGAGGAAGTGGATGATATCGATCACTTGTCTAACCGTCGTGTACGTACGGTAGGTGAACAATTGTACGCACAATTTGGTGTTGGTTTAGCCCGTATGGCCAGAACAATCCGTGAGCGTATGAACATTCGCGATAACGAGGTGTTTACACCAACTGATTTGATTAACGCCCGTACGTTATCATCTGTTATCAACTCTTTCTTTGGTACCAACCAGTTATCGCAGTTCATGGATCAAACCAATCCATTAGCAGAGATTACTCACAAACGCCGTTTATCGGCATTAGGTCCAGGTGGTTTATCACGTGAGCGTGCCGGTTTCGAGGTGCGTGACGTTCACTATACCCACTATGGTCGTTTATGTACGATTGAAACGCCAGAGGGACCAAATATTGGTTTGATTTCATCACTTTGTGTGCATGCAAAAATCAATAATTTAGGTTTCATTGAAACACCATACAAACGTGTTGAAGATGGTAAAGTAGTTGTTGATTCAGACGTTATTTATTTATCAGCAGAAGATGAAGATGGTAAAACCATCGCTCAGGCAAATGCAGAGTACGATGATAAAGGTAACTTTACCACACCACGTGTTAAAGCACGTTACGAGGGTGACTTCCCGATTATTGAGCCTGAGAAATTAGACTTAATGGACGTTGCGCCTAACCAGATTACTTCAATTGCTGCTTCGTTAATTCCATTCTTGGAACATGATGATGCGAACAGGGCTTTGATGGGATCAAACATGCAACGTCAGGCCGTGCCATTGTTACGTCCTGAAGCACCAATTGTTGGTACAGGTTTAGAAGGTCGCGTTGCACGTGACTCGAGAACGCTGATCAACGCAGAAGGTGACGGTGTTGTAGAGTATGTTGATGCTAACGAAATCACTATTAAATATGAACGTAACGAAGATGATCGTTTAGTTTCATTTGAAGGCGATAGCAAAACTTACCGTTTAATTAAATTCAAAAAAACCAACCAGAATACTTGTATCAACTTAAAACCAATCGTTAAGAAAGGTCAGAAAGTTACCAAAGGACAAGTGCTTTGCGAAGGTTATGCAACTGAAAATGGTGAATTGGCATTAGGTAGAAACTTGAAAGTGGCGTTTATGCCTTGGCAAGGTTTCAACTTTGAGGATGCGATTGTAATCAACGAGCGTATTGTTCGTGATGACGTTTTCACTTCATTGCATATTGAAGAGTTTGAATTAGAAGTACGTGATACTAAACGTGGAGAAGAGGAATTAACACCAGATATCCCGAACGTTTCTGAAGAGGCTACTAAAGACCTTGATGAAAACGGTATTATCCGTATCGGTGCTGATGTAAAAGAAGGCGATATTTTAATTGGTAAGATTACGCCAAAAGGAGAATCTGATCCTTCGCCGGAAGAGAAATTACTACGCGCTATTTTTGGTGATAAAGCAGGTGATGTTAAAGATGCGTCTTTAAAAACTCCTCCTTCAATCCAAGGTGTGGTAATTGATACTAAATTATTCAGCCGTGCTAAGAAAACTACAAAAGCTGAAGAAAAATCAGCAATTGAGAAATTAGACAAAGGATATAACAATATCACTGAGAAATTAAAAGCTGAATTAGTTGACAAATTATTCACCATTGTAAATGGAAAAACATCGCAAGGTGTATACAACATTTACAAGGAACTATTGGTTGCTAAAGGAGCTAAGTTTACGCAGAAAATTTTAGCCGAACTTAATTATGATCACATTAGCCCTAACAAATGGACTACTGATGATGATAAAAATGAGCTGATTAAAATGTTGCTGCATAACTATGGTATCCGTGTTAATGAAGAACTTGGTGCTTACAAACGCGATAAATTCGCAATTAGTGTAGGTGATGAGCTTCCATCGGGTATTGTACAAATGGCAAAAGTTTATGTTGCTAAAAAACGTAAGTTAAAAGTAGGTGATAAAATGGCGGGTCGCCACGGTAACAAAGGTATTGTTGCACGTATTGTACGTGATGAAGATATGCCTTTCTTAGCTGATGGTAGCCCGGTTGATATCGTGTTGAACCCACTAGGTGTACCTTCACGTATGAACCTTGGTCAGATCTACGAAACCGTATTGGCATGGGCTGGTAAAGAATTGGGTGTTAAATTTGCCACTCCGATTTTTGATGGTGCTACGCACGATGAGGTGGAAGAATGGATTGCTAAAGCAGGTGTTCCAGCTTCAGGAAAAACCTACTTATACAATGGTTTAACAGGTGAGCGTTTCGATCAGACTACAACTGTAGGTATTATCTACATGTTGAAATTAGGTCACATGGTTGATGATAAGATGCACGCCCGTTCAATCGGACCATACTCATTAATTACACAACAACCACTGGGTGGTAAAGCCCAGTTTGGTGGTCAGCGTTTTGGTGAGATGGAGGTTTGGGCATTAGAGGCATTCGGTGCAGCTAATATTCTTCAAGAGATCTTAACCGTTAAGTCGGATGATGTAATCGGAAGGGCCAAAACTTACGAAGCCATTGTTAAAGGTGAAAACCTACCAACACCAGGTGTACCAGAATCGTTCAACGTATTGGTACATGAGTTACGTGGATTAGGTTTAGATATTACGTTAGACTAAGTATTAAGTATTAAAGTATCAAGTATCAAGACGGGTAATCCGATCTTGATACTTGATGCGAAATACTTGCTACTCAAAACAAAAAGATATGTCTTACAAAAAGGATAATAAATTAAAAAGCAATTTCACATCAATCACGATTAGCTTATCGTCTCCAGAAATTATTTTGGAACGTTCAAGCGGTGAGGTGTTGAAACCAGAAACCATTAACTACCGTACTTACAAACCTGAGCGTGATGGTTTGTTCTGTGAGCGTATTTTTGGTCCGGTAAAAGATTACGAATGTCATTGCGGTAAATACAAACGTATCCGTTATAAAGGTATTGTTTGCGATCGTTGTGGTGTTGAAGTAACTGAAAAGAAAGTACGTCGTGAGCGTATGGGCCACATTGCTTTAGTGGTTCCTGTTGCACACATCTGGTACTTCCGCTCTTTACCAAACAAAATCGGTTATTTATTAGGTTTACCTACTAAAAAATTAGATTTAATTATCTATTACGAGCGTTATGTAGTTATCCAGTCGGGCTTAATGGCCGAGGAAGGTATCAACTATATGGACTTCTTAACAGAGGAAGAATATTTAGATATCTTAGATAAATTACCTAAAGAAAACCAATATTTAGACGATAAAGATCCTAATAAATTCATCGCCAAAATGGGTGCTGAAGCATTAGAAGATTTATTAAAACGTATTGATTTAGATACTTTATCTTACGACTTACGTCACCAGGCAGCTAACGAAACTTCTCAACAGCGTAAAAATGAGGCTTTAAAACGCCTTCAGGTTGTTGAAGCTTTCCGTGGTGCCAATACACGTATCGAGAATCGCCCTGAGTGGATGATTGTTAAAATCGTTCCGGTTATTCCACCAGAATTACGTCCGTTGGTTCCATTAGAAGGTGGTCGTTTCGCTACTTCCGATTTAAATGATTTATACCGTCGTGTAATTATCCGTAACAACCGTTTAAAACGTTTGATCGAGATTAAAGCACCAGAGGTAATTTTACGTAACGAAAAACGTATGTTGCAGGAAGCTGTAGATTCGTTGTTCGATAACTCACGTAAGGTTAACGCGGTAAAAACTGAAGGTAACCGTGCCTTAAAATCACTTTCAGATATTTTGAAAGGTAAACAAGGTCGTTTCCGTCAGAACTTATTAGGTAAACGTGTGGATTATTCAGCTCGTTCGGTAATTGTTGTAGGGCCTAGCCTTAAATTACACGAGTGCGGTATTCCTAAAGATATGGCTGCTGAGCTTTACAAACCGTTCATTATTCGTAAGATGATTGAGCGTGGTGTAGTAAAAACAGTTAAATCTGCTAAGAAAATCGTTGATAGAAAAGATCCATTAGTTTGGGATATTTTAGAAAATGTATTAAAAGGTCACCCGGTATTATTAAACCGTGCACCTACGCTACACAGATTAGGTATCCAGGCTTTCCAGCCAAAATTAATTGAAGGAAAAGCAATCCAGTTACACCCATTAGTTTGTACCGCATTCAACGCCGATTTTGATGGTGACCAGATGGCTGTTCACTTACCGTTAGGTAATGCAGCAATTTTGGAAGCCCAGGTATTAATGTTGGCTGCACACAACATCTTAAACCCTGCAAATGGTACGCCAATTACAGTACCTTCTCAGGATATGGTTTTGGGTCTTTATTACATTACTAAAGGCCGCAGAACAGATGAAACTAGAGTTGTAAAAGGACAGGATTCTGCTTTCTATTCTCCAGAAGAAGTTATTATTGCTTATAACGAGAAAGAATTAGACTTGCATGCATTTATCAAAGTAAGGGTAAATGTTAAACAAGCAGATGGTTCTATCGTTAATAAATTAACTGAAACTACGGTAGGTAGGGTATTGTTCAACCAAATGGTTCCTGAAGAGGTTGGTTATATCAATGAATTATTAACCAAAAAATCTTTAAGGGATATTATTGGTGAAGTAGTGAAAATGACTGGTATGGCCCGTGCTTCTCAATTCTTAGATGATATCAAAGAATTAGGTTTCAAAATGGCATTCCAAGGAGGTTTATCGTTCAACCTACAAGACGTAAACATCCCGGTAGAAAAACATACTTTATTAGAACAGGCAGCAGCTGAGGTTGAAGAGGTAAGAAACAACTATAACATGGGTTTCATTACCAACAACGAGCGTTACAACCAGATTATCGATATCTGGACCCGTATCAACAACAGGTTAACTACTTTCGTTATGACTCAGTTATCATCAGATAACCAAGGTTTTAACTCAGTTTACATGATGCTTGATTCAGGTGCACGTGGATCTAAAGAGCAGATTCGTCAGCTTTGCGGAATGCGTGGTTTGATGGCGAAACCTCAAAAATCAGGTTCAGGTGGCGATATCATTGAAAACCCGATCTTATCAAACTTTAAAGAAGGTTTATCGGTATTAGAGTACTTTATCTCTACTCACGGTGCGCGTAAAGGTTTGGCGGATACGGCGTTAAAAACGGCGGATGCGGGTTACTTAACCCGTCGTTTACATGATGTGGCACA
The nucleotide sequence above comes from Pedobacter riviphilus. Encoded proteins:
- the hpf gene encoding ribosome hibernation-promoting factor, HPF/YfiA family, with translation MKIGVQSIHFSADSKLLDFIQKKANKLDQFFDQIISGEVYLKLENVEDEANKISEIKLIVPGGTLFAKEQCKSFEEATDLAIESLRKQITKHKDKTRAKLSEHKAILSESEAADY
- the tuf gene encoding elongation factor Tu; the encoded protein is MAKEKFDRSKPHLNIGTIGHVDHGKTTLTAAITKVLADAGLTEARSFDSIDSAPEEKERGITINTAHVEYSTANRHYAHVDCPGHADYVKNMVTGAAQMDGAIIVVAATDGPMPQTREHILLARQVGVPSLVVFMNKVDMVDDPELLELVEMEVRELLSFYEFPGDDIPVIQGSALGGLNGDPKWVGKIMELMDAVDSYIPIPPRLTDLPFLMPVEDVFSITGRGTVATGRIERGVINSGDPVEILGMGAENLKSTVTGVEMFRKILDYGEAGDNVGLLLRGIEKTDIRRGMVICKPGSVTPHTDFKAEIYVLSKAEGGRHTPFFNKYRPQFYFRTTDVTGEISLAEGTEMVMPGDNVTITVKLINAIAMEKGLRFAIREGGRTVGAGQVTEILK
- the secE gene encoding preprotein translocase subunit SecE, whose product is MAKVVEFIKESYDEMTQKVTWPTWGELQSSAILVLVASLIIALVIFAMDKGSTFVLDTFYKSLSN
- the nusG gene encoding transcription termination/antitermination protein NusG → MSDLKWYVVRAVSGKEKKVKQYIDAEISRLGFSHLVPQVLIPMEKYYQMKDGKKIAKERNFYPGYVLIEATLDGELEHIIKGINSVIGFLGDKAGNPIPMRQAEVNRILGVVDEMSEQGETMNVPYYVGEGIKVMDGPFNGFSGIIEEVNEEKKKLKVMVKIFGRKTPLELNYMQVEKE
- the rplK gene encoding 50S ribosomal protein L11, giving the protein MAKEVSAMIKLQIKGGAANPSPPVGPALGAKGVNIMEFCKQYNARTQDKAGKVLPVVITVYADKSFDFIIKTPPVAIQLKDATKLQSGSAEPNRKKVGSVTWDQIKVIAEDKMPDLNAFTIESAMSMVAGTARSMGITVSGDAPWNN
- the rplA gene encoding 50S ribosomal protein L1 — encoded protein: MAKLTKNQKKAHAKIEAGKAYTLKDAAALVKEITTTKFDASVDIDVSLGVDPRKANQMVRGIATLPHGTGKTVRVLALVTPDKEEEAKAAGADFVGLDEYVAKIEGGWTDVDIIITTPACMAKVGKLGRVLGPRNLMPNPKSGTVTNEVGKAVTEVKAGKIDFKVDKTGIIHASIGKVSFPADKIYENALEIIQVISKLKPSAAKGTYFKSIHVSSTMSPGIAIETKSVAGI
- the rplJ gene encoding 50S ribosomal protein L10, yielding MQEFGNFYIADTSSLSVEQINNIRRKCFEGDIVMKVAKNSLIRKAIEGLDGDASEIYEALKGSSSLLFSKTANAPAKLIKTLRKTSDKPVLKAAYIDSSVYVGDDQLNNLVSLKSREELIGDIIGLLQSPAKNVLSALQSGGSKIAGIVKTLQEREG
- the rplL gene encoding 50S ribosomal protein L7/L12 — encoded protein: MADLKAFAEQLVNLTVKEVNELAQILKDEYGIEPAAAAVVAGPAAGGDAPAAAAEKTSFDVILKEAGGQKLAVVKLVKDLTGLGLKEAKDLVDGAPKELKAGVAKDEAEALKKQLEEAGAVVEIK
- the rpoB gene encoding DNA-directed RNA polymerase subunit beta; the protein is MAKTVEQRVNFATSKHIIDYPDFLDVQLQSFREFFQIDTTSDDRSSEGLFKVFAENFPITDSRNIFVLEFLDYFVDPPRYDIHECIERGLTYNVPLKAKLKLSCNDVEHEDFETIIQDVYLGTIPYMTPKGTFVINGAERVIVSQLHRSPGVFFGQSRHTNGTKLYSARVIPFKGSWIEFATDVNNVMYAYIDRKKKFPVTTLLRAIGYDSDKDILELFDLADEVKVSKSGLKKYIGRKLAARVLKKWVEDFVDEDTGEVVCIDRNEVILERETVLEDEHIDMVIEAGVKSIILSKEDGASQADYTIIYNTLQKDTSNSEKEAVENIYRALRNAEPPDEETARGIIDRLFFSDKRYDLGDVGRYRINRKLKMNTPDEVKVLTKADIIAIVKYLIKLINSKEEVDDIDHLSNRRVRTVGEQLYAQFGVGLARMARTIRERMNIRDNEVFTPTDLINARTLSSVINSFFGTNQLSQFMDQTNPLAEITHKRRLSALGPGGLSRERAGFEVRDVHYTHYGRLCTIETPEGPNIGLISSLCVHAKINNLGFIETPYKRVEDGKVVVDSDVIYLSAEDEDGKTIAQANAEYDDKGNFTTPRVKARYEGDFPIIEPEKLDLMDVAPNQITSIAASLIPFLEHDDANRALMGSNMQRQAVPLLRPEAPIVGTGLEGRVARDSRTLINAEGDGVVEYVDANEITIKYERNEDDRLVSFEGDSKTYRLIKFKKTNQNTCINLKPIVKKGQKVTKGQVLCEGYATENGELALGRNLKVAFMPWQGFNFEDAIVINERIVRDDVFTSLHIEEFELEVRDTKRGEEELTPDIPNVSEEATKDLDENGIIRIGADVKEGDILIGKITPKGESDPSPEEKLLRAIFGDKAGDVKDASLKTPPSIQGVVIDTKLFSRAKKTTKAEEKSAIEKLDKGYNNITEKLKAELVDKLFTIVNGKTSQGVYNIYKELLVAKGAKFTQKILAELNYDHISPNKWTTDDDKNELIKMLLHNYGIRVNEELGAYKRDKFAISVGDELPSGIVQMAKVYVAKKRKLKVGDKMAGRHGNKGIVARIVRDEDMPFLADGSPVDIVLNPLGVPSRMNLGQIYETVLAWAGKELGVKFATPIFDGATHDEVEEWIAKAGVPASGKTYLYNGLTGERFDQTTTVGIIYMLKLGHMVDDKMHARSIGPYSLITQQPLGGKAQFGGQRFGEMEVWALEAFGAANILQEILTVKSDDVIGRAKTYEAIVKGENLPTPGVPESFNVLVHELRGLGLDITLD